A single region of the uncultured Flavobacterium sp. genome encodes:
- a CDS encoding tetratricopeptide repeat protein: MKKLLLFFLLLPILGWSQTNFEKGEKLFLAKKYEEAQIVFEAILKTKPSDIKTLEYLGEIEAHQKSWVKGAEYFKKLKELKPTEADYFFKYGGCLAMRAMEVNKIRAFTMVDDMKEAFEKAIVLNPKHVQARWALIEIYLQLPGILGGSESKAISYSNELLQFSPVDGYLSRGRIDEYFKRYTSAEKNYMKANEIGKSKVTFQKLYNLYLNKLKDPKKAQELKRKFEA; this comes from the coding sequence ATGAAAAAGCTACTACTTTTTTTTTTATTGTTGCCCATTTTAGGATGGTCACAAACGAATTTTGAAAAAGGTGAAAAGTTATTTCTAGCGAAAAAATATGAAGAAGCACAAATTGTTTTTGAAGCCATTTTAAAAACAAAACCATCCGATATCAAAACTCTAGAATATTTAGGAGAGATTGAAGCGCATCAAAAATCATGGGTTAAAGGAGCTGAATATTTCAAGAAATTGAAAGAGTTAAAACCTACCGAAGCCGATTATTTTTTTAAATATGGAGGCTGTTTGGCTATGAGAGCAATGGAAGTGAATAAAATAAGGGCTTTTACGATGGTGGATGACATGAAGGAAGCATTTGAAAAAGCAATTGTTTTGAATCCAAAACACGTTCAGGCGAGATGGGCTTTGATCGAAATATACCTGCAATTACCAGGGATTTTAGGAGGAAGCGAGTCAAAAGCAATTTCGTATTCGAATGAATTATTACAGTTTTCGCCTGTAGATGGTTATTTGTCGAGAGGAAGAATCGACGAATATTTTAAAAGATACACATCAGCAGAAAAAAATTATATGAAAGCAAATGAAATTGGTAAATCAAAAGTCACATTTCAAAAATTATATAATTTATATTTGAATAAATTAAAAGACCCTAAAAAGGCACAAGAATTGAAAAGAAAATTTGAGGCGTAA
- a CDS encoding alpha-2-macroglobulin family protein, with amino-acid sequence MKNILFVFLLFTTALFAQQNDKKWTKVASYENEGKIKSASKIVDQIYKKAVSGKDEVQMIKCFFYQSKYLQVVDENAKTKILNNLKTDINRVSIPSKAILNLVYAKCLNNYSNYDYAVAVVDSAVAVVDEASALIDSAAATIDTSRVDGIAIPKTGDSNIDFTSEKEVIAIFEKTLENEAILKATPLTNYQALFDFLTIEKLKTENLYDYLLKENIQFFTQKIERWEIENSEIALHKNELLGNSDVFLKLDLNTIKDESLRKVLSLYQKLEISNPSAENQFNRIIFCSEFLSEPDNDLTKYLNELQQHSNEPILTQKILIKKAEILTDQASKELHPDYNIEALKLYNDVIKINNQSNAAQVALQQKQYITSKSLTVQLQKYIYNNENTRAFISSKNINDLKISFYKIDQKTFKGLTDIVPESKKDSLTAIIIKNQNKIASKDYLLQNKNDYFSYTTEVLLPQLETGSYLVYFESESDLKDKKASAYETITVSNLSILASQESDKENFQVLDRKTGKPLENVTIKSSRYTLKTDANGLASYTGSNNYDYNELIEFAFGNDTILPNKNYIRNTQKYIENEDKTLNGKVEFYLDRAIYRPGQTVYYKGIAIQKQKNKTSIVANTTFKIRVKDANYQIFKEFEVTTNEFGSFFGEFILPKNSLTGNFNIYAEMPENYTKEDLTLSNKPNASFWENVKLEGSGTNFKVEEYKRPKFKVDFDPKKESFQVNQSIKVNGTAKAFAGSNISDAKVTYKVNRFISYFRNYFGEEQNETIATGETKTDASGKFVIEFIAQPSKNAVKEQLPVFNYRITADVTDINGETHTSETIIKVGYHDLIINANIPNRIETKDKNEITLSSTNLNGEFLAAKGEIKLYFVSPFSNKFKEQVWSKPEIETISASDFERLFPYEIREIKTDKSNDVLLFSKKIDTQKDKKIVLDFISNYKSGNYKIVFSAKDTFNNPIESISAFEIKQSKDKFNPSKLFTAEQINSDPKKDGFIEVKLSSVIPDLYISTSGNYQNQIYFESTSHLQNNEITIKIPLKTEFEKSVRLGFESVFENDVFNNEIDVTLKTEESKLELIVESFRNKIEPGSNEKWSFKLKSLNAKNQAEVLASMYDSSLDQFTKKDWNLLNISNYGYNRANFKTDLGFEKTYSTLENLNTFQSIDKFFKEETQLNWFGFDINNSRYGDSLVYSIAEIKDKKVGSETIKGDPDAVAAVRLSTGYATAAVVEEDNQVYNTAAVDMTVDKVHFVKPVVASAKETTEDSEYYFQTNKVKFIPGQKITSGSTSMVIKATTLYIIDGEISSEENFKKIDPKNLLDIDFLTPDKATTLYGSKGANGAIIITTKKALEALTQVKARKNLSETAFFLPNLRTDSTGKVSFNFTSPEALTAWKLRLFAHNKDAVSGYLEKSVVTQKELMLLPNFPRFFREKDTIVISAKISNITDKAKTGIAILQFFDATTMQPIDAKMLNAKNVRNFTVGAFGNTTASWTISIPEGLQGVQYKILAKSGDFSDGEENILPVLTNNMLVTESIPIWVRENSTKEYTFENLKNNNSTTLKNHQLTLEYTSNPSWIAIQSLPYLMEYEHECAEQTFARFYANALASEIISSNPKIAAVFEDWRKNGKLNSKLEENEELKSIILAETPWLNDAQSEDEKKKNLALLFDLEKMKTSQEATFDKLKQKQKPSGGFSWFDGSDESEYITRHILAGLGHLSKLNKTEETNTKIDAIAKTGIPFLDNKFLEYFKSQTKNLKATEKLIWINPYSDLHYLYTRSFYLDKYPLSDTLKKATKLYLETAKKDWLSYSLYEKGLAALTLNRFGEKETSKKIIESLKETASNNEDWGMYWISNKAGWYWYQAPIETQALLIEAFAEVNHDTKSVDAMKVWLLKNKQTKNWPTTKSTTEAIYALLMQGNDWLSVKDNTVIKIGDEKILTKKLAENEKEAETGYLKLNWKANEVKKEMASINIQNKSKVPGFGGVYWQYFEDLDKIKTNSGAVLSVSKKIFVKGRSFSSSQAQNINLKSPYKIGDLITVILTITAKEDMEFVHLKDMRASCFEPVNVLSEYQYKDRLGYYMSTKDAATHFFFDHINKGTYVIEYDIRVNNSGEFSNGITTIESMYAPEFSSHTKGIRVKVN; translated from the coding sequence ATGAAAAATATCTTATTTGTTTTCTTATTGTTCACAACAGCTTTATTCGCACAACAAAATGATAAAAAATGGACAAAAGTTGCCTCTTACGAAAATGAAGGTAAAATAAAATCAGCCAGCAAAATTGTTGATCAGATCTACAAGAAAGCTGTATCTGGAAAAGATGAAGTTCAAATGATAAAATGTTTCTTTTATCAATCTAAATATCTTCAGGTTGTTGATGAAAATGCGAAAACTAAAATTTTAAACAATCTTAAAACCGATATTAATCGGGTTTCGATTCCGTCAAAAGCGATTTTGAATTTGGTTTATGCGAAATGCCTCAATAATTATTCTAATTACGACTACGCAGTTGCTGTCGTTGATAGTGCCGTTGCTGTTGTAGATGAAGCTTCGGCATTAATAGATTCAGCTGCCGCAACAATAGATACTTCCAGAGTTGACGGTATAGCAATTCCGAAAACAGGCGACTCAAATATTGATTTCACATCTGAAAAAGAAGTTATAGCTATTTTTGAAAAAACATTAGAAAACGAAGCAATTCTAAAAGCAACACCTTTAACAAATTATCAAGCGCTTTTTGATTTTTTGACTATCGAAAAATTAAAGACAGAAAACTTATATGATTACCTTCTTAAAGAAAACATCCAGTTTTTTACTCAAAAAATAGAACGATGGGAAATTGAAAATAGTGAAATTGCACTACATAAAAATGAACTTTTAGGCAATTCAGACGTTTTTCTAAAACTAGATTTGAATACTATAAAAGACGAAAGTCTTAGAAAAGTGCTCTCTTTATATCAAAAATTAGAGATAAGCAATCCATCTGCCGAAAATCAATTTAACCGTATTATATTCTGCAGTGAATTTTTGTCAGAACCTGATAACGATTTAACAAAGTATCTAAATGAACTTCAACAACATTCTAATGAACCAATTCTTACTCAAAAAATTCTAATAAAAAAGGCTGAAATCTTAACTGATCAGGCTTCAAAAGAATTACATCCGGATTATAATATCGAAGCACTAAAACTATATAACGATGTAATAAAAATTAATAATCAAAGTAATGCAGCGCAAGTTGCTTTACAACAAAAACAATATATTACCTCAAAATCCTTGACAGTTCAGCTTCAGAAATACATTTATAACAATGAAAACACGAGAGCTTTTATTAGTTCCAAAAACATTAATGACTTAAAAATATCCTTCTACAAAATAGATCAAAAAACATTCAAAGGTCTTACAGATATAGTCCCAGAATCTAAAAAAGACAGCTTAACTGCGATAATAATAAAAAACCAAAATAAAATTGCATCTAAAGATTATTTACTACAAAACAAAAATGATTATTTTTCATACACTACTGAAGTTCTTTTACCGCAGTTAGAAACCGGAAGTTATTTAGTTTATTTTGAAAGTGAATCTGATTTAAAAGATAAAAAAGCTTCTGCTTATGAAACAATTACAGTTTCAAACCTGAGTATTCTGGCATCTCAAGAAAGCGACAAAGAAAACTTTCAGGTTCTGGATCGAAAAACAGGAAAACCGCTTGAAAATGTAACTATAAAATCATCTCGTTATACGCTTAAAACAGATGCAAACGGATTAGCTTCTTATACCGGATCTAACAACTACGATTATAATGAGCTTATTGAATTTGCATTTGGAAATGATACTATTTTGCCAAATAAAAATTACATTCGAAACACTCAGAAATATATTGAAAACGAAGACAAAACTTTAAATGGTAAAGTCGAATTTTATTTAGATCGCGCTATTTATCGTCCGGGACAAACTGTTTATTATAAAGGAATTGCAATACAAAAGCAAAAAAACAAAACAAGCATTGTTGCGAACACTACTTTTAAAATAAGAGTTAAAGATGCCAATTATCAAATCTTTAAAGAATTTGAAGTTACTACCAATGAATTTGGTTCGTTTTTTGGCGAATTCATTTTACCAAAAAATAGCTTAACCGGCAACTTCAACATTTATGCAGAAATGCCTGAAAATTATACAAAAGAAGATCTTACTTTAAGCAACAAACCAAATGCATCATTTTGGGAAAACGTGAAACTTGAAGGTTCAGGAACTAATTTTAAAGTCGAAGAATATAAACGCCCAAAATTTAAAGTAGATTTTGATCCTAAAAAAGAAAGCTTTCAGGTTAATCAGTCGATTAAAGTAAATGGAACTGCAAAAGCTTTTGCCGGAAGCAACATTTCTGATGCAAAAGTGACTTATAAAGTAAATAGATTCATAAGTTATTTTAGAAATTATTTTGGAGAGGAACAAAATGAAACTATAGCAACAGGCGAAACTAAAACAGATGCTTCAGGAAAATTTGTAATAGAGTTTATTGCTCAACCATCTAAAAATGCCGTAAAAGAACAATTACCCGTTTTTAATTACAGAATAACGGCTGATGTTACTGATATTAATGGTGAAACTCACACATCAGAAACGATTATAAAAGTCGGTTACCACGATTTGATCATCAATGCAAATATTCCAAATCGTATTGAAACCAAAGACAAAAATGAAATCACGCTTTCGAGCACAAATTTAAACGGGGAATTTTTAGCAGCTAAAGGAGAAATTAAATTGTATTTCGTAAGTCCATTTTCTAATAAATTCAAAGAACAAGTTTGGTCAAAACCAGAAATCGAAACCATTTCGGCATCAGATTTTGAGAGATTGTTTCCCTATGAAATTCGTGAAATTAAAACTGATAAGTCAAATGATGTTTTATTATTTTCAAAGAAAATAGACACACAAAAAGACAAAAAAATAGTGCTTGATTTTATTTCAAATTATAAATCCGGAAATTATAAAATTGTTTTTTCTGCAAAAGACACTTTTAATAATCCCATAGAATCGATTTCGGCATTTGAAATCAAACAAAGCAAAGACAAATTCAATCCAAGTAAATTATTTACAGCAGAACAAATTAATAGTGATCCTAAAAAAGATGGCTTCATCGAAGTTAAACTTTCTTCTGTAATTCCTGATCTTTATATCAGTACAAGCGGAAATTATCAAAATCAAATTTATTTTGAAAGTACTTCGCATCTGCAAAATAATGAGATCACAATCAAAATTCCGCTAAAAACAGAATTCGAAAAATCAGTGCGTTTAGGTTTTGAAAGCGTTTTTGAAAATGACGTTTTTAATAATGAAATCGACGTAACGCTAAAAACAGAAGAATCTAAACTAGAATTAATTGTTGAAAGTTTTAGAAACAAAATCGAACCCGGAAGTAATGAAAAGTGGTCGTTTAAACTAAAATCACTAAATGCCAAGAATCAAGCCGAAGTATTAGCTTCTATGTATGACAGCTCTCTAGATCAGTTTACAAAAAAAGATTGGAATCTCTTAAATATAAGTAATTATGGATACAATAGAGCTAATTTTAAAACTGATTTAGGCTTTGAAAAAACATATTCTACTTTAGAAAACCTGAATACATTTCAATCTATTGACAAATTCTTTAAAGAAGAAACACAATTAAACTGGTTTGGATTTGACATAAACAATAGTCGATATGGTGATTCTCTAGTCTACTCTATCGCCGAAATTAAAGACAAAAAAGTAGGTAGTGAAACGATAAAAGGAGATCCAGATGCTGTAGCAGCTGTTCGCTTATCTACTGGTTACGCAACAGCAGCTGTTGTTGAAGAAGATAATCAGGTTTACAATACTGCTGCTGTAGACATGACAGTAGATAAAGTCCATTTTGTAAAGCCTGTCGTAGCGTCTGCAAAGGAAACGACCGAGGATTCTGAATATTACTTCCAAACGAATAAAGTAAAGTTTATTCCCGGTCAAAAAATCACAAGTGGTTCAACGTCTATGGTTATTAAAGCTACAACTTTATATATAATTGACGGAGAAATTTCATCAGAAGAGAATTTCAAAAAAATAGATCCTAAAAATCTTCTCGATATTGATTTTTTAACTCCAGACAAAGCCACAACTCTTTACGGAAGCAAAGGTGCAAACGGTGCAATAATCATCACAACAAAAAAAGCCTTAGAAGCACTAACGCAAGTAAAAGCAAGAAAAAATTTATCTGAAACCGCTTTCTTTTTGCCAAATTTAAGAACAGATTCTACAGGAAAAGTAAGTTTCAATTTTACTTCTCCGGAAGCTTTAACGGCTTGGAAACTTCGTTTGTTTGCACATAATAAAGATGCTGTTTCCGGTTATTTAGAGAAAAGTGTTGTGACGCAAAAAGAGTTAATGCTTTTGCCTAATTTCCCACGTTTTTTCAGAGAGAAAGATACGATTGTAATTTCTGCTAAAATTTCGAATATTACAGATAAAGCCAAAACAGGAATCGCTATTTTACAGTTTTTTGATGCTACAACCATGCAGCCAATTGATGCAAAAATGCTGAATGCAAAAAATGTTAGAAACTTTACCGTTGGCGCTTTCGGGAATACAACGGCAAGTTGGACCATTTCTATTCCGGAAGGCTTGCAAGGTGTTCAATATAAAATTTTAGCTAAATCAGGTGATTTCTCTGATGGTGAAGAAAACATTCTTCCTGTTTTGACTAACAATATGTTGGTTACGGAAAGTATTCCAATTTGGGTTCGTGAGAATTCTACAAAAGAATATACGTTTGAGAATTTAAAAAACAATAATTCTACAACTTTAAAAAATCATCAGCTTACGTTAGAATATACTTCAAATCCTTCGTGGATTGCGATTCAGTCTTTGCCATATCTAATGGAATATGAACACGAATGTGCTGAACAAACTTTTGCCCGTTTTTATGCCAATGCTTTGGCTTCAGAAATCATTTCGAGTAATCCGAAGATTGCAGCTGTTTTTGAAGATTGGAGAAAAAACGGAAAATTGAATTCTAAACTGGAAGAAAACGAAGAATTAAAATCAATTATTCTGGCAGAAACTCCTTGGCTAAATGATGCTCAAAGTGAAGACGAAAAGAAAAAGAATCTGGCTCTTTTATTTGATTTAGAAAAAATGAAAACTTCTCAAGAAGCCACTTTCGATAAATTAAAGCAAAAGCAAAAACCTTCAGGAGGATTTTCATGGTTTGACGGAAGTGACGAAAGCGAATACATTACAAGACATATTCTGGCCGGCTTAGGTCATTTATCTAAACTGAATAAAACAGAAGAAACGAACACAAAAATTGATGCCATTGCCAAAACCGGAATTCCGTTTCTGGATAATAAATTTTTAGAATATTTTAAAAGTCAGACAAAAAATCTAAAAGCCACAGAAAAACTAATCTGGATTAATCCTTATTCTGATTTGCATTATTTGTACACCAGAAGTTTCTATTTAGACAAATATCCGCTTTCAGATACTTTGAAAAAAGCGACCAAATTATACTTGGAAACTGCTAAGAAAGATTGGCTTTCTTATTCACTTTACGAAAAAGGATTGGCAGCGTTAACTTTAAATCGTTTTGGAGAAAAAGAAACGTCTAAAAAAATCATTGAAAGTCTAAAAGAAACGGCTTCGAATAATGAAGATTGGGGAATGTACTGGATCTCGAATAAAGCTGGTTGGTATTGGTATCAGGCGCCTATAGAAACTCAGGCTTTATTGATTGAGGCTTTCGCCGAAGTAAATCACGATACCAAATCTGTAGATGCGATGAAAGTTTGGTTATTAAAAAACAAACAGACTAAAAACTGGCCAACAACAAAATCTACTACCGAAGCTATTTATGCTTTATTAATGCAAGGAAACGATTGGCTGTCTGTAAAAGACAATACGGTTATTAAAATTGGAGATGAAAAAATTCTAACTAAGAAATTAGCCGAAAACGAAAAAGAAGCTGAAACCGGCTATTTGAAACTCAACTGGAAAGCCAATGAAGTTAAAAAAGAAATGGCTTCGATAAACATTCAAAACAAATCTAAAGTTCCCGGTTTTGGAGGTGTTTACTGGCAGTATTTTGAAGATTTGGATAAAATCAAAACAAATTCAGGAGCGGTTTTATCTGTTTCGAAAAAAATATTTGTAAAAGGAAGATCATTTTCTAGTAGTCAAGCTCAAAACATTAACCTAAAAAGTCCATATAAAATTGGTGATCTTATTACTGTAATATTAACTATTACTGCAAAAGAAGATATGGAATTTGTTCATTTGAAAGATATGAGAGCTTCTTGTTTTGAACCTGTAAACGTTCTTTCAGAATATCAGTACAAAGATCGCTTAGGATATTATATGAGTACGAAAGATGCTGCAACTCATTTCTTTTTTGATCACATCAACAAAGGAACATATGTAATTGAATATGATATTCGGGTAAACAACAGCGGGGAATTCTCTAACGGAATCACAACAATTGAAAGTATGTACGCACCTGAATTTTCAAGTCATACTAAAGGGATTCGTGTAAAGGTTAATTAA
- a CDS encoding S46 family peptidase encodes MKKIVLFLTMCLMAFPVKADEGMWFLMFIERLNHRDMEKMGLQLTAEEIYSINHHSLKDAVVQFNGGCTAEIVSKNGLVLTNHHCGYNAIAELSTAEQNYLKDGFWAKERSAEMKPKSLYVRFFVRMDDVSKRILSKVNDKMTETERNKVIQQEIALIEKENNEGGKYTVSVRPFFQGNEYYYFVYQDYTDVRLVGTPPESVGKFGGDTDNWEWPRQTGDFSMFRIYADKDGNPAAYSKDNVPLQPKHYLPISLKGVKENDFAMILGYPGRTNRWMPAGGIEQNVKFAYPAWVEGAKTGMDQMKKYMDKDATVRLQYASKYASTANYWKNRQGMIDALTKAGTAATKSEQEDKFYEWAAKPANKEKYENVIPTINDYYRQTNLKATHDNYLSQLLRTSNYATGPANLGNALIAYYNENDAKKAEMLPKINTMIDNIYGEFYAPLEKDVLTAQLNLYASKAAEYGLAPEIAKMKAANNGDFTADVTKATEISYFTTKEKVLAFMADPKPLAIVHDPLYIISNDLMTKYRAKTDDQAKADDGFAIAYRKLVEGLRESKLNAIQYPDANSTLRLTYGKVRALPADPRNDAKINNYTTMESMVKKYKAGDQEFDLPKRLLELNKAKDFGQYADKAGYMPVNFLTDNDITGGNSGSPVLNGKGELIGIAFDGNIEAMAGDVIFDSKLQRTINVDIRYVLWIIDKYAGAKNIVDEMTIIK; translated from the coding sequence ATGAAAAAAATAGTTTTATTCTTGACCATGTGCTTAATGGCTTTTCCGGTAAAAGCTGATGAGGGAATGTGGTTCTTGATGTTTATCGAAAGATTAAACCATAGAGATATGGAAAAAATGGGCTTGCAATTAACAGCCGAAGAAATTTACAGTATTAATCACCATAGTTTGAAAGATGCTGTTGTACAGTTCAACGGAGGATGTACTGCTGAAATCGTTTCTAAAAATGGATTGGTTTTGACAAATCACCACTGCGGGTATAATGCAATCGCAGAACTTTCGACAGCTGAACAAAATTATTTGAAAGATGGTTTTTGGGCAAAAGAAAGAAGTGCCGAAATGAAACCAAAATCTTTATACGTTCGTTTCTTTGTTCGTATGGATGATGTTTCTAAAAGAATTTTATCAAAAGTAAATGATAAAATGACAGAAACTGAAAGAAATAAAGTGATTCAGCAAGAAATTGCTTTGATCGAAAAAGAGAACAATGAAGGTGGAAAATACACCGTTTCAGTTCGTCCTTTCTTTCAGGGAAATGAATATTACTATTTCGTTTACCAGGATTATACAGACGTTCGTTTAGTAGGAACGCCTCCGGAAAGTGTTGGTAAATTTGGTGGAGATACTGATAACTGGGAGTGGCCTCGTCAAACAGGAGATTTCTCTATGTTTAGAATTTATGCTGATAAAGACGGAAATCCTGCAGCTTATTCTAAAGACAATGTGCCTTTACAACCTAAACATTACTTACCAATAAGTCTTAAAGGTGTAAAAGAGAATGATTTTGCTATGATTTTAGGATATCCTGGAAGAACAAATCGTTGGATGCCAGCTGGCGGAATTGAGCAAAACGTTAAGTTTGCTTATCCTGCTTGGGTTGAAGGTGCTAAAACCGGAATGGATCAAATGAAAAAGTATATGGATAAAGATGCAACAGTTCGTTTGCAATATGCATCTAAATATGCTTCGACAGCAAATTACTGGAAAAACCGTCAAGGTATGATCGATGCTTTAACAAAGGCAGGAACTGCGGCTACTAAAAGTGAACAAGAAGATAAGTTCTACGAATGGGCAGCTAAACCGGCTAATAAAGAAAAGTACGAAAATGTAATTCCAACTATTAATGATTATTATAGACAAACGAATTTAAAAGCGACTCACGATAATTACTTATCACAGCTTTTACGTACTTCAAACTATGCAACGGGACCAGCAAATTTAGGAAATGCACTGATTGCTTACTATAACGAGAATGATGCTAAAAAAGCAGAAATGTTACCTAAGATTAATACAATGATCGATAACATTTATGGCGAATTTTATGCACCGCTTGAAAAAGATGTGTTAACAGCTCAATTGAATTTATATGCTTCTAAAGCTGCTGAATATGGACTTGCTCCGGAAATTGCAAAAATGAAAGCAGCAAATAATGGTGACTTTACTGCAGATGTAACCAAAGCAACTGAAATTAGTTATTTTACTACTAAGGAAAAAGTATTGGCATTTATGGCTGATCCAAAACCATTAGCAATTGTACACGATCCTTTGTACATTATCTCTAATGATTTGATGACAAAATACCGTGCTAAAACAGACGATCAGGCAAAAGCTGATGATGGTTTTGCAATTGCTTACCGCAAACTGGTAGAAGGTTTAAGAGAATCAAAATTAAATGCAATTCAATATCCGGATGCTAACTCAACTTTGAGACTGACTTACGGAAAAGTTCGTGCTTTACCAGCTGATCCTCGTAATGATGCTAAAATTAATAACTATACTACAATGGAAAGTATGGTGAAAAAATACAAAGCAGGAGATCAGGAATTTGATTTGCCAAAACGTTTATTAGAATTAAACAAAGCAAAAGACTTTGGTCAATATGCAGATAAAGCAGGTTACATGCCAGTAAACTTCTTGACTGATAATGATATTACAGGAGGAAATTCAGGTTCACCAGTTTTGAACGGAAAAGGTGAATTAATTGGAATTGCTTTTGACGGAAACATCGAAGCTATGGCTGGAGATGTTATTTTTGACTCTAAATTACAAAGAACAATCAACGTAGATATTCGTTATGTACTTTGGATTATTGACAAATACGCCGGAGCAAAAAATATTGTTGACGAAATGACGATTATCAAATAA
- a CDS encoding porin family protein translates to MKKLLLAVVLLVVTITNAQKGSILLGGNVGFTSEKIGDAKSTSFEFSPKIGYQFTDNWTAGIEGSIANLKVAGFDKTEASRIGAFVRYSMPISETFAFYTDLGAGYQSTSLNNAKGMYVSLTPALFINMKRGFGLNFSIGGINYDNLDGKNDPRQERVGFDFGKTFNIGISKNFGL, encoded by the coding sequence ATGAAGAAATTATTATTAGCTGTTGTGCTATTAGTTGTAACAATCACAAATGCTCAAAAAGGTTCAATATTATTAGGTGGAAATGTTGGATTTACCTCAGAAAAAATTGGAGATGCTAAATCAACTAGTTTTGAATTTTCTCCAAAAATAGGGTATCAATTTACTGACAACTGGACTGCTGGTATAGAAGGTTCTATTGCTAACTTAAAAGTTGCAGGTTTTGATAAAACCGAGGCTTCTAGAATTGGTGCTTTTGTACGTTATTCTATGCCAATTTCTGAAACATTTGCATTTTACACAGATTTAGGAGCTGGTTACCAGAGCACTTCTTTAAATAATGCAAAAGGAATGTATGTAAGTCTTACTCCTGCATTATTTATTAATATGAAAAGAGGCTTTGGTTTAAACTTTTCTATCGGAGGAATTAATTATGACAATCTTGATGGTAAAAATGATCCGAGACAAGAACGTGTTGGTTTTGATTTTGGAAAAACATTCAATATTGGAATCTCTAAAAATTTCGGACTTTAG
- the obgE gene encoding GTPase ObgE: MTEGNFVDYVKIYVSSGKGGKGSTHLHREKFIEKGGPDGGDGGRGGHVYLVGNKGLWTLFHLKFARHIKAGHGGDGGGDRSTGADGEDKFIEVPLGTVVKDKETGETLFEITEDGEKRILSKGGKGGLGNWHFRSSTNQTPRYAQPGLPGVEMDVILELKVLADVGLVGFPNAGKSTLLSVLTSAKPKIADYPFTTLKPNLGIVAYRDYQSFVIADIPGIIEGAAEGKGLGHYFLRHIERNSTLLFLVPVDTPDIKAEYDILVNELTKYNPEMLDKERLLVISKCDMLDDELKAELKVELDVAFKDIPYMFISSVAQQGLTDLKDKLWKMLNE, translated from the coding sequence ATGACAGAAGGAAATTTTGTAGATTATGTTAAGATATATGTTTCATCCGGAAAAGGAGGAAAAGGATCTACACATTTACATAGAGAGAAATTTATTGAAAAAGGAGGCCCGGACGGAGGTGATGGTGGTCGAGGTGGACACGTGTATTTAGTTGGAAATAAAGGACTTTGGACACTGTTTCATTTAAAATTTGCCCGACACATTAAAGCTGGTCACGGTGGAGATGGAGGAGGAGACCGTAGTACAGGTGCTGACGGAGAAGATAAATTTATCGAAGTGCCTTTAGGAACTGTTGTAAAAGACAAAGAAACCGGAGAAACCTTATTCGAAATTACCGAGGATGGTGAAAAGAGAATTCTTTCTAAAGGAGGAAAAGGAGGTTTAGGAAACTGGCATTTTAGAAGTTCTACAAATCAAACACCACGTTATGCACAACCAGGTTTACCGGGAGTAGAGATGGACGTGATTCTGGAACTTAAAGTTTTGGCAGACGTAGGATTAGTAGGTTTTCCTAATGCAGGAAAATCAACTTTGCTGTCTGTTTTGACTTCTGCAAAACCAAAAATTGCCGATTATCCTTTTACAACCCTAAAACCAAACTTAGGAATTGTTGCTTACAGAGATTATCAATCGTTTGTAATTGCTGATATTCCTGGAATTATTGAAGGTGCTGCGGAAGGAAAGGGTTTAGGACATTATTTCCTGCGTCATATTGAGCGTAACTCAACATTACTGTTTTTAGTTCCGGTTGATACACCAGACATTAAAGCGGAATATGATATTTTGGTTAATGAGTTAACCAAATACAATCCTGAAATGCTGGATAAAGAGCGTCTTTTGGTAATCTCAAAATGCGATATGCTGGATGACGAACTTAAAGCTGAATTGAAGGTAGAACTTGATGTTGCTTTCAAAGATATTCCTTATATGTTTATTTCTTCTGTTGCTCAACAAGGTTTGACTGACTTAAAAGATAAACTTTGGAAAATGCTTAACGAATAA